The following nucleotide sequence is from Gymnodinialimonas phycosphaerae.
AATGCGCCGGAACCGTCGAGTTCCTGATGGATATGGACAGCGGCGAATTCTACTTCATCGAAGTGAACCCCCGCGTGCAGGTGGAACATACCGTCACCGAAGAAGTGACCGGCATCGACATCGTCCGCGCGCAGATTCTGATCGCAGAGGGCAAGATGCTGGCAGCCGCCACCGGGGTCGCGTCCCAGTATGACGTGAAGCTCGACGGTCACGCGATCCAGTGCCGGATCACGACCGAAGATCCCGCCAACAATTTCATCCCCGACTATGGCCGCATCACCGCTTATCGCGGGGCCACGGGCATGGGCATTCGCCTCGATGGTGGCACTGCCTATTCCGGCGCGGTGATCACGCGTTATTACGACAGCCTGCTGGAGAAAGTGACCGCCTGGGCCCCTACGCCAGACGCCGCCATCGCACGGATGGACCGCGCGCTGCGCGAATTCCGCATCCGGGGCGTGTCGACCAACATCGCCTTCGTGGAAAACCTGCTGAAGCACCCGACTTTCCTGAACTACCAGTACCACACCAAGTTCATTGACGAGACGCCGGAGCTGTTCGACTTCCGCCCCCGCCGCGACCGCGCGACGAAGATCCTGACCTACGTGGCGGACATCACCGTGAACGGCCACCCGGAAACCCAAGGCCGCCCGAAGCCTGCCGCCGACCTCAAACCCGCGCGCGCGCCACGTGTCCCCGTGGAAGCCCCTCCCCCCGGCACCCGCAACCTGCTCGATGACAAGGGGCCAGAGGCCGTCGCCAAGTGGATGAAGGACCAGAAACACCTTCTGATCACCGACACCACCATGCGCGACGGCCACCAGTCTTTGCTGGCCACGCGGATGCGGTCCCTCGACATGATCAAGGTCGCGCCCGCCTACGCCCACAACCTCTCCGGTCTGTTCAGCGTCGAATGCTGGGGCGGGGCCACCTTTGACGTCGCCTATCGCTTCTTGCAGGAATGCCCTTGGCAGCGCCTGCGCGACATCCGCAAGGCGATGCCCAACATCATGACGCAGATGCTTCTGCGCGCCTCAAACGGCGTGGGCTACACCAACTACCCCGACAACGTGGTGCAAGGCTTCGTCAAACAGGCGGCCGAGTCCGGCGTCGACGTCTTCCGCGTGTTCGACAGCCTAAACTGGGTCGAGAACATGCGCGTTGCCATGGATGCCGTGGGCGAGACCGGCAAGATCGTGGAGGGCACGATCTGCTACACCGGCAACATCCTCGACCCTGCCCGCGCCAAGTATGACGTGAAATACTACGTTGATATGGCCAAAGAATTGGAGAAGGCCGGCGCCCACGTTCTGGGCCTCAAGGACATGGCGGGGCTCTTGCGACCGGCAGCCGCAGAGGTGCTGATCCCGGCCCTGAAAGACGCCGTGGACCTACCCATCCACTTCCACACCCACGACACGGCGGGCGTGGCGGCGGGCACCATCCTGACGGCCTCCGAGCACGGCGTGGATGCCGTTGATTGCGCCATGGATGCACTGTCGGGCAACACGTCCCAAGCCACCCTCGGCACGATCGTGGAAGGCCTGCGCTTCACCGAGCGTGATACCGGCCTTGATATCGGTGCGATCCGCCAGATCAGTGATTATTGGGAGGCCGTGCGCGCCCATTATGCCGCCTTCGAGAGCGGCATGCAGGCCCCCGCCTCTGAGGTCTACCTGCACGAGATGCCCGGCGGCCAGTTCACCAACCTCAAGGCCCAGGCGCGGTCGATGGGGCTGGAAGAGCGCTGGCACGAAGTGGCGCAGATGTACGCCGACGTGAACCAGATGTTCGGCGATATCGTGAAGGTCACACCGTCGTCCAAGGTCGTGGGCGACATGGCGCTGATGATGGTATCCCAAGGGCTGACCCGCGAACAGGTCGAAGACCCCGCCACAGACGTGTCCTTCCCCGACAGCGTGATCGGGATGCTCAAGGGTGATCTGGGCCAGCCGCCCAATGGCTTCCCCAAGGCCATCGTCAAGAAGGCACTCAAGGGCGAAAAACCCAATCTGGAGCGTCCCGGCAAGCATCTGGAGCCCGTCGATATCGAGGCTACCCGCGCCGATCTGGCCAAGCAACTGGATGTGGAAATCGACGACGAAGACCTCAACGGCTACCTGATGTATCCCAAGGTCTTCGCCGACTACGCCACCCGCCATGCAGACTATGGCCCCGTGCGTGCCCTACCCACGAAGACGTTCTTCTACGGCATGGACCAAGGAGAAGAGATCGAGGCCGAGATCGACCCCGGCGTGACGTTGGAAATCCGGCTGGTCGCCATGGGCGAGACCAATGAAGAGGGCGAAGTCCGTGTGTTCTTCGAACTCAACGGCCAGCCCCGCACCGTCCGGGTGCCCAACCGCCTTGCGTCGGCGGCGACCGCGAAACGCCCCAAGGCCGAACTTGGCAACCCCAACCACATCGGCGCGCCAATGCCCGGTGTCGTGGCCAGCGTGGGCGTCCAGGCGGGTCAGGAGATCAAGGCAGGCACGCTTTTGCTGACCATCGAGGCGATGAAAATGGAAACCGGCATCCACGCCGACCGCGACGCGGTGGTCAAGGCGGTGCATGTGACGCCGGGCGGGCAGATCGACGCAAAGGATTTACTGGTCGAGTTGGCGTGAATGCGCTTCGCGCGGCGGCGCCTCCTCGCTGCGCTCCTCGCAGTGGCCCCGACCGGGGCCATTGCCCAGGTCACCGACCGCGCGCTTGGCTGCCAGACCTCTCCCCTGTGCGTCCTCGGGTATGACCCCGCATCGGCGCAAGAAAGCTTCGCCACGCTTGCGCGCCATACCTTTGCGGAAGATGGCACAGGTCCAGACCGCCTTGGCGTCTTGGTCGTGCTTCCGCCCGGGCTGGCCCAAGACTGCCCCGGCGGTACGATAGAGCCAATGCGCGGCATCCGTGCCCTCGGCGATGGCCGATACGAGGGCTGAGTGGTGCCCAATTCCATGTCCTTCCACGGCCACTTGTTCGGAGAGACGTCCACGTTCACCGCTGATCAGGTCTGGGATTGGACGCTGCCCGCGTTGGAAGACGGCGGTCGCCTCTTCGGCGCGTATCGCTTGCGCTGGACATCCACGCATCGCTCGGTCGATGGTGGGTCGATCATGATCCGGCTGATGCCGTCCCGCCTTTCCGCCGACTGGAACTAGACCATGCTTCGTACGCTTGCCATCCTGCTCCTGCTTTCCTCGCCCGCCGTCGCCCAGAAGGTCGAACCGATCATCGACACGGTGCCCATCCCCGCCGAAGACCTCGTCCCCGACGATGTTCCCGGGCTGGAATTCTTCCCTGCCGGTGACGTCACCATGAACGCTGCCATTGCCGAGGCGCAGCGCACCCTGCCGCTGTTCCTGTCCCACGTGCTGGATCCAATCGGCGTCGCCCGTGGGGGCTCGATCAAGGTGTCGTTCCAGACGTTCCCCACCGACCAAGGCGACGAAATCATCTGGGTCACAGACTTTCGTCGCCTGCCCGATGGCAGCTTCACAGGGCGGCTCAACAACCAACCATTCCACCTGGGCGATTGGCAGCGGGGCGATATCGTCAGCTTTCCCGCGTCGGCCATTCAGGACTGCAGCTTGCCCGCCCCCAATGGCCTTTTCGGGAATTACACCAACCGCGTGATTGCCGCACAGCCGGGCAACGGGCACATCTTCAACAGCCTCGCCACCCGCGTTCTGCCGCCTGAATGGGAATAGGATGGGACTTGTCCCGTCACCTGGCTTGCGGCACCCTCCCCCAATGGAAGAGAATTTCGACAAAGCACTGATCTTCACCGATCTGCATATCATGCCGGAAGGTGAGACGATCATCGGCCTTGACCCCCTTGCCCGGTTCCAGGAGGGCTTGGCCCATGCCCTGTTACGCCACCCGGACGCCCAACATGTCATCCTTCTGGGCGATCTGACCCACTCCGGCGCGCCCGAGGCATATGCGCGCCTCGCCCCGGTGTTGGTCGATTGCCCGATCCCCGTGACCGTGACGATGGGCAACCATGACCTGCGCGCACCGCTTGGCGCCGCCTTTCCCGGCGCGCTGAACGCCGATGGCTTCGCCCAGACGGCGCTGGACCTTGGGCCGCTCCGGTTGCTGATCCTCGACACCCATGATTACGACGACCAGGCGCCGCTGGCCCACGACGGCTGGCTGTGTGACACCCGTTTGGCATGGCTCGATACGGAGCTGGCTCGGGCGGCGGGGGACGGCCGCGATGTGGTTGTCTTCGCTCACCATCCGCCCTGCCCCGTGGGCTTTTGGGCGATGGATGCGATCGGGCTGGCCAACTCGGGGGCGCTGCTGACGCGCTTGCACGGGGCACCCCACGTCCGTCACCTGATCTGCGGCCATATCCACCGCACGATTCACGCCAGCGCCGCCAACCCGAAGGGCGGCGCACTGCCTGTCAGCATTCTCAAGAGCCCCTGCCACCAGATCCCGATGATTTTGGGCCAAGGCACCTTTGCCGATAGCGTCGATGAACCCGGCGCCTATGGCATCCTCCTGGCCATGAAGGACACGGTCGTGGTCCATACCGAGGATTTCGCGCTCTCGGATGGCGCCGTGCAAACCTATTGACCGCGCGGCATTGGCGCAGCACAAAAACAGGACCAAAAAAGGCCCATTTCCCTCTTGCGCGCTCGCGTCAGTCTTTATAGATAGCGCACACACTGAAGTGAGCGGGTGTAGCTCAGGGGTAGAGCATAACCTTGCCAAGGTTAGGGTCGGGCGTTCGAATCGCCTCACCCGCTCCATTTAAAAAACGGCCCGGACAGTTCGTTGTCCGGGCCGTTTTTCTTTATTCAGATCAAGACTTTGTCGGTTACTCGAACATCAGGTCCGCCATCGGCGTGCCAAGATAAAACACCTTGTAGACGCCCGGCGCGGCGTTGCCCGCGAAATAGAACCGGATCGATTGCGACCGTGGCAGACTGCCCGGATCCCACGATGAGGAGTACGAATAGCTGTCCTGCAAGCTGTTGTTGGGCACCGTGCCGATCAGGTGCAATGGCGCATTGTCCGGCCCCACCAGCGTGAAATCGGTGATGTTGAAGAAGAACGAGTTGTCCCCGTCAATGTCGTTGGCCACCATCGGCTGCACCGACACATCAAGTTGCAAAATGGACCCCAGCGTCGCGGCCAGGCGCCCCGTGATGTCTTGGCGGCCAGAGGTTTCGCGGATAGCCACCTCGTCCACCTCTGTCAGGGCCAGAACGTTGACTTCCAGCAGGCTCGCCGGGTCGATCAGCTCGGTCACTTCCGCCTCAAGCGAGATTTCCTGGCTGTAGTCGGTGTCCTGAAAGACCAATGTGCCGCTGGTGATCGTTTCCGGCACAAGGAACACCGCGTTAAGGTAGGCCTGCTCGGTCTCATCTGGCCAATCACGCGGGCGGCGCGCGGTCAGGGACGTGCCTGACAGTTGGAATTCACCAACGGCGGCCATCCGGCCGACCATCTGGCGCGGCTCTGCGTCGCCGGGCAATTGCAGCCCGATGTCCGAGAACGACACGTTGACCCGGTCGATCTCCTCCGTCCAGGCCACGTCATAAATGGCGCGCACATAAACGAAATGGTGTCCGGGTTGATGCAAAACCACGGGGGCGCAACAGGCCACGCCGCCGTCGGCATCGGATTCGGTCAGTTCCGCGTAGCGCTCGATCGCGATGCTCGACAACGTAATCGGCACGCTCTCCACCTCTTGCGCTGTGACAAACGTTGCGCTTGCAAGGGCGAAAACTGCCCCGGTAATGAAGGGTTTCAATACACGCATGACATCTCCTAATGAATTGATTCAAGTTTGATTTGCGTACTTTGCAGTAGAATCATCAGACCACAAAGACCGGATTTCCCGCCCCCGTTTTGAAGCTGGCACGGCATGCGCGCACCGTCGCCCGGCGCGTCCTTTCCCTGCCCCCCGCAAGCCCGCAAAAAATCCATGCACCTGACAAGGGAGCCTGCGGTGCGCCGCGCCCAGATCCAAATGAATATCCTCCGAAACAGAGGTGTTCGTCGATTTCTCTCGAAATCATAGGCCCCGCGACCGACCGCGAATTGACGCCCGTCAAAGCGCCCCGTCGCGCCATGTGAACGTAGTGCGTGGGACGGGCCTCCTGAAAGACCGGCGAGATACGCAATGGCCTCGGCATCGCCTTCGCTTGGATATCGTATCGGGGAGTCGGGACGGCGCTGGCACCAATGCTCGATGCAACAAGGCCTTTGAACTGGAATTGCCATGACCAACCTAACCCATGACATCGCCCCGCGCCCTCAGTCCCCTGATTGGGTTTGGTATGCGGCGGTCCCCGTCGTCGCTATCCTGGGATGGGTCGCCTACGGGCAACTGATCCCGCTTTCGGAATGGATCACCGCCCTCTTCCCCGTGGCACGCGACAGCCACACCGGCGAGGCGATCGCGTTCTTTGTGTATGACGTGCCGAAGGTCCTTCTGCTTCTGACCGGCATCGTCTTCGTGACCGGCGTGCTGCGCAGCTGGTTCAGCCCCGAGAAGACCCGAGCCATCCTTGCGGGCAAACGCCAGATCCTGGGCTACCCCCTGGCCGCGTTGCTGGGGGTGCTGACGCCCTTCTGCTCTTGTTCTTCGGTGCCGCTCTTCATTGGCTTTGTCTCGGCAGGTGTGCCGCTTGGCGTGACGTTTTCCTTCCTGATCGCGGGCCCGATGGTGGGCCCTGTCGGGCTGGGGCTGCTATACGGTCTGGTGGGGCGGCAGATCGCCACGATCTACCTTGTTTTCGGCTTCTCGATCGCCACCGTCGCGGGATACGTGATGGGCAAGATGGGGCTTGAACGCTACTTGCAGGACTGGGTGCGTGAGTTGAACGCAGGCCCCGTGGGCGAGTTGCCCGAGGAACATTTGACCTTCGTCGACCGGTTGAAGACCGGTGCCGAGCAAGTGCGCGAAATCGTGGGCAAGGTCTGGATCTGGGTTCTGGTCGGAATCGCCATCGGCGCCCTGATCCACGGCTATGTGCCCGAAGCAATGATGCTGCAAATTATGGGCGGTGAGGCGTGGTGGTAGGTCCCGGCAGCGGTTGTTGTGGGCGTGCCAATGTACACCAACGCGGCAGGCGTCATTCCCATTGTCGAGGCACTTCTGGACAAGGGCGCGGCCCTTGGCACGACGCTTGCCTTCATGATGTCCGTAATTGCCCTGTCGCTGCCCGAAATGATCATTCTCAAGCAGCTGCTGACACTGCGGCTGATCGCGATCTTCATCGCGGTGGTCGCGGCGGGGATCCTCGCTACCGGCTATCTGTTCAACGCACTCCTCTGAAAGGACACAGGATGAAAACCGTCAAGCTCTATGACCCCGGCTGCAAGCGCTGCGATGCCACCGAGGCACTGGTGCGCGAGGCCGCTTCGAGACTGGGCATCGACGTCGAGGTCGAAAAGATCTCGGACGCGAAATCCATCGCCATGGCTGGCGTCATGTCGACACCGGGCGTCGCGGTCGATGGCAAGCTCGTCCACGCAGGCGGCCTTCCCGACGCCGCCAAGCTGGATCAATGGCTTACCACCTGAAACGGGGGCATTGTAGCGCGCGGCGCATCCAATCCGCCCTTCCCTGCCTGCCGCCCGCACCCTATAAGCGCCGCCAAGGACAGGAGAGGCCCGATGCGCACAGCACAGATCACCCGCAAGACCGCCGAGACGGATATCTCTGTCGAGATCAATCTCGACGGCACCGGCAGCTACGACAATCAAACCGGTGTGGGGTTCTTCGACCATATGCTGGACCAGTTGGCGCGCCACGCTCTTATAGACATGACGGTGCGCTGCGCGGGTGATTTGCACATCGACGATCACCACACCGTGGAAGACGTGGGCATCGCGCTGGGTCAGGCGTTGACACAGGCTATGGGCGACAAGCGTGGCATCCGCCGCTACGGCGAATGCACCCTTCCGATGGACGACGCCCGCGTCGCCTGCGCGTTGGACCTTTCCGGGCGGCCCTATCTGGTGTGGGAGGTCGAGATGCCGACCGCCAAGATCGGCACTTTCGACACCGAACTGGTGCGCGAATTCTTCCAGGCCTTCGCCACCCACGGCGGGATCACCCTTCACCTGATCCAAGGCGCGGGCTTCAACAGCCACCATATCGCCGAGGCCGCCTTCAAGGCGGTGGCCCGTTCCTTGCGCGATGCGCTGGAGGTCGACCCCCGCAAGGCCGACGCGATCCCCTCGACAAAGGGCAGCCTCTGAAAGGCCGCTGGTGACACACTCGATTTCGGGAAAAATCCCCCCATGACGACGGTTCTGATCGACTATGACGCAGGCAATCTGCACTCGGCCGAGAAGGCGTTCCAACGCATGTCCATCGATGCCGGTGCGGGGGCGCTGATCGTTTCGTCCGATCCCGATGTGGTGACGCGCGCCGATCGTATCGTGCTGCCCGGCGACGGCGCGTTTCCCGCCTGCCGTCGCGGCCTTCAAGCCATCGATGGGTTGGAAGAGGCGCTTATTCAAGCCGTTGAGAAGGAAGGGAAACCCTTCCTCGGTATTTGCGTCGGCATGCAGATGATGACCACGTGGGGCCGCGAGTATGAGGACGTCGCGGGCTTTGACTGGATCCCCGGTGAGGTCACTCACATCGCGCCCTCGGATCCGGACCTGAAGGTGCCGCACATGGGCTGGAACGATCTGGTGATCGACCACCCGCATCCGGTCCTGAACGGTGTCACCTCTGGCGATCACGCCTATTTCGTGCACAGCTACGCCATGCACCCCACAGATAAAGGGCACCTCCTGGCCCATGTGGACTATGGCGGGAAGGTCACGGCCATTGTTGGCCGGGACAATATGGTCGGCATGCAGTTCCACCCCGAAAAAAGCCAATTCGCGGGCCTGCGCATGATCGCCAACTTCCTGCAATGGGCGCCGTAAACGGCCCCTACCTGCCTTTTCGAACAGGTCCGAAGGGCGACACCACAGGGCGTCATTCACGATAGATCGCGCTTTTCCCGTGCAACTTCGTCTCTGCGCGCGATACTTTTCACGCATCCGTGATTACCCAACTTCAGGCGCCACCCTTGATCCGTTTTTTCGTTGTCGTTCTCGCGCTTGTGGGCCTTTCGGCCTGTACCCCCACCACCACCACGATCTACCCCGAGAACTACACTGCCGCGAACTGCTTCAACGGCACCTATGCCTTTGATCTCGAATTGAATATTCCGCCCGCCTACGGACAAGTCATCGCGTTGACCCAACACTCCATTGACAGCGCAGGTCTGCGCACGGTCTGCCGTTTGGTTCCCGGACCCAACCCCACACCCTTCGGCCAAGGCTACCCGATCTACACTGGCGAGGTCGACAATGGCCGCGACGGCTTGTGCGTCAGCGCCCGCACCTCAGCGGGCGGCCATGTGCTGTCCTGCGCCTCGGCGGCCCAAGTCCGCCGCGCCATGAGCGCTGCCCCCGGCTCGCGCGCCTCGGCCATTCGCTTGTCGCGCTGGCAGCCCTACGGCAGCTGACCCACCGCACCATGGAAACGATAAAGGGCGGCTCGATCGGTCCGCCCTTTTTGCAAGCGGGCCAAGAGGTTACTGTATTCGTACCCAGTTCTGACGGGCGCAGATCAGGCCGCCCGCAACGCAGCCGCGCAGGGTCAACGCGTTGCCGCTCAGGCTCATGCGGCCGATGTAGACGCGATTGTTGGCAGGCCGCCAGACCGAGCCTTCGTAGGTGCCGTCGCCGTTCGGGACCATGTCGATCACGATCTGCCGCCCGATGTTCTCGGACTGGTACTCGCCCGAAGAATTGAAGGTCCTGCTGATCGTGCCGCAGACCGCACCGCCACAGGCCCCCAGCGTTACGTAGGCATAGGCCCCATCGTCGACCTCGGTTTGCCAAATGCCGTGGGACGCGTCCGCGAGGGCCGCGCCTGCCATGCCCAACGTCGCGATACAAGCAGCCAGTAGGGTCTTTTTCATATGATGATCCTCCCAAATCCTAGTGCTCGAAACCGTTGCGCGCGGCTGTTTCAAAGGCAAGCATGACGTGGCGGCGGCTGGGTCTTGCGCTGACGGGGGACATGGGGGAAAAGCCAGTGAAACTTGCCCATTTCAAGGACGCACGCCCATGATCCTCTACCCCGCCATTGACCTAAAGGACGGCAACGCCGTGCGGCTTTTGCGCGGAGAGATGTCCGAAGCGACCGTCTTCAACACAGACCCGGCGGCGCAGGCCCGCGCGTTCCAGGACGCGGGTTGCGAATGGCTGCATCTGGTTGACCTCAATGGCGCTTTCGCCGGGGAGCCGGTCAACGGCGCCGCCGTGGAGGCGAT
It contains:
- the hisB gene encoding imidazoleglycerol-phosphate dehydratase HisB encodes the protein MRTAQITRKTAETDISVEINLDGTGSYDNQTGVGFFDHMLDQLARHALIDMTVRCAGDLHIDDHHTVEDVGIALGQALTQAMGDKRGIRRYGECTLPMDDARVACALDLSGRPYLVWEVEMPTAKIGTFDTELVREFFQAFATHGGITLHLIQGAGFNSHHIAEAAFKAVARSLRDALEVDPRKADAIPSTKGSL
- a CDS encoding thioredoxin family protein translates to MKTVKLYDPGCKRCDATEALVREAASRLGIDVEVEKISDAKSIAMAGVMSTPGVAVDGKLVHAGGLPDAAKLDQWLTT
- a CDS encoding DUF2147 domain-containing protein; this encodes MKKTLLAACIATLGMAGAALADASHGIWQTEVDDGAYAYVTLGACGGAVCGTISRTFNSSGEYQSENIGRQIVIDMVPNGDGTYEGSVWRPANNRVYIGRMSLSGNALTLRGCVAGGLICARQNWVRIQ
- the hisH gene encoding imidazole glycerol phosphate synthase subunit HisH, which translates into the protein MTTVLIDYDAGNLHSAEKAFQRMSIDAGAGALIVSSDPDVVTRADRIVLPGDGAFPACRRGLQAIDGLEEALIQAVEKEGKPFLGICVGMQMMTTWGREYEDVAGFDWIPGEVTHIAPSDPDLKVPHMGWNDLVIDHPHPVLNGVTSGDHAYFVHSYAMHPTDKGHLLAHVDYGGKVTAIVGRDNMVGMQFHPEKSQFAGLRMIANFLQWAP
- a CDS encoding metallophosphoesterase; the protein is MEENFDKALIFTDLHIMPEGETIIGLDPLARFQEGLAHALLRHPDAQHVILLGDLTHSGAPEAYARLAPVLVDCPIPVTVTMGNHDLRAPLGAAFPGALNADGFAQTALDLGPLRLLILDTHDYDDQAPLAHDGWLCDTRLAWLDTELARAAGDGRDVVVFAHHPPCPVGFWAMDAIGLANSGALLTRLHGAPHVRHLICGHIHRTIHASAANPKGGALPVSILKSPCHQIPMILGQGTFADSVDEPGAYGILLAMKDTVVVHTEDFALSDGAVQTY
- a CDS encoding pyruvate carboxylase, which produces MAEFQKILIANRGEIAIRVMRAANELGKRTVAVYAEEDKLSLHRFKADEAYKIGEGLGPVAAYLSIEEIIRVAKQCGADAIHPGYGLLSENPDFVDACTEAGITFIGPKAKTMRQLGDKASARRVAIEAGVPVIPATEVLGDDMAAIKKEAAEVGYPLMLKASWGGGGRGMRPIASEDELEEKVLEGRREAEAAFGNGEGYLEKMIIRARHVEVQILGDSHGNIYHLYERDCSVQRRNQKVVERAPAPYLTDMQRNEICLLGKKICEHVNYECAGTVEFLMDMDSGEFYFIEVNPRVQVEHTVTEEVTGIDIVRAQILIAEGKMLAAATGVASQYDVKLDGHAIQCRITTEDPANNFIPDYGRITAYRGATGMGIRLDGGTAYSGAVITRYYDSLLEKVTAWAPTPDAAIARMDRALREFRIRGVSTNIAFVENLLKHPTFLNYQYHTKFIDETPELFDFRPRRDRATKILTYVADITVNGHPETQGRPKPAADLKPARAPRVPVEAPPPGTRNLLDDKGPEAVAKWMKDQKHLLITDTTMRDGHQSLLATRMRSLDMIKVAPAYAHNLSGLFSVECWGGATFDVAYRFLQECPWQRLRDIRKAMPNIMTQMLLRASNGVGYTNYPDNVVQGFVKQAAESGVDVFRVFDSLNWVENMRVAMDAVGETGKIVEGTICYTGNILDPARAKYDVKYYVDMAKELEKAGAHVLGLKDMAGLLRPAAAEVLIPALKDAVDLPIHFHTHDTAGVAAGTILTASEHGVDAVDCAMDALSGNTSQATLGTIVEGLRFTERDTGLDIGAIRQISDYWEAVRAHYAAFESGMQAPASEVYLHEMPGGQFTNLKAQARSMGLEERWHEVAQMYADVNQMFGDIVKVTPSSKVVGDMALMMVSQGLTREQVEDPATDVSFPDSVIGMLKGDLGQPPNGFPKAIVKKALKGEKPNLERPGKHLEPVDIEATRADLAKQLDVEIDDEDLNGYLMYPKVFADYATRHADYGPVRALPTKTFFYGMDQGEEIEAEIDPGVTLEIRLVAMGETNEEGEVRVFFELNGQPRTVRVPNRLASAATAKRPKAELGNPNHIGAPMPGVVASVGVQAGQEIKAGTLLLTIEAMKMETGIHADRDAVVKAVHVTPGGQIDAKDLLVELA
- a CDS encoding DUF2314 domain-containing protein — translated: MLRTLAILLLLSSPAVAQKVEPIIDTVPIPAEDLVPDDVPGLEFFPAGDVTMNAAIAEAQRTLPLFLSHVLDPIGVARGGSIKVSFQTFPTDQGDEIIWVTDFRRLPDGSFTGRLNNQPFHLGDWQRGDIVSFPASAIQDCSLPAPNGLFGNYTNRVIAAQPGNGHIFNSLATRVLPPEWE